A genomic segment from Xiphophorus maculatus strain JP 163 A chromosome 6, X_maculatus-5.0-male, whole genome shotgun sequence encodes:
- the pih1d3 gene encoding protein PIH1D3 isoform X1 has protein sequence MPTSLVTMAASLHGDRKTTTPKALSALLSTQQEEDEDEDCKQNATAYRQLGPGHIGPPPKKEKEVSTAYTKRTSKDIWSEEEVAEGSQYDDLADPRPQPEYEIILKQSVGTEDLFLGLSQKDPSSMCCEAMLVKIKLPDTKAKDVFLDLKEKYLDLRTPKYKLGLHLPHPIQNQEGKAQFFSDRQELEVTLLLK, from the exons gCCAACGTCTCTAGTTACCATGGCAGCCAGTCTCCATGGAGACAGGAAAACGACAACACCAAAG GCCTTGTCTGCGCTGTTATCAActcagcaggaggaagatgaggatgaAGACTGTAAA caaaatgcAACAGCCTATAGACAGCTTGGTCCTGGACATATTGGCCCCCctcctaaaaaagaaaaagaag TGTCTACTGCCTACACAAAGAGAACCAGTAAAGATATCTGGAGTGAGGAGGAGGTGGCTGAAGGCTCTCAGTATGATGATCTGGCTGACCCGAGACCACAACCTGA GTATGAAATAATCCTGAAGCAGAGTGTTGGAACGGAGGATTTGTTCCTGGGCTTAAGCCAGAAGGACCCATCTTCAATGTGCTGTGAAGCCATGCTG GTTAAAATAAAGCTACCCGACACAAAGGCAAAAGATGTCTTCTTGGATTTAAAGGAGAAGTACCTGGATCTGCGGACTCCAAAGTA taaaCTGGGTCTCCATCTGCCCCATCCCATCCAGAATCAAGAGGGCAAGGCTCAGTTCTTTAGCGACAGGCAGGAACTGGAGGTGACTCTACTGTTGAAGTGA
- the pih1d3 gene encoding protein PIH1D3 isoform X2, translating to MAASLHGDRKTTTPKALSALLSTQQEEDEDEDCKQNATAYRQLGPGHIGPPPKKEKEVSTAYTKRTSKDIWSEEEVAEGSQYDDLADPRPQPEYEIILKQSVGTEDLFLGLSQKDPSSMCCEAMLVKIKLPDTKAKDVFLDLKEKYLDLRTPKYKLGLHLPHPIQNQEGKAQFFSDRQELEVTLLLK from the exons ATGGCAGCCAGTCTCCATGGAGACAGGAAAACGACAACACCAAAG GCCTTGTCTGCGCTGTTATCAActcagcaggaggaagatgaggatgaAGACTGTAAA caaaatgcAACAGCCTATAGACAGCTTGGTCCTGGACATATTGGCCCCCctcctaaaaaagaaaaagaag TGTCTACTGCCTACACAAAGAGAACCAGTAAAGATATCTGGAGTGAGGAGGAGGTGGCTGAAGGCTCTCAGTATGATGATCTGGCTGACCCGAGACCACAACCTGA GTATGAAATAATCCTGAAGCAGAGTGTTGGAACGGAGGATTTGTTCCTGGGCTTAAGCCAGAAGGACCCATCTTCAATGTGCTGTGAAGCCATGCTG GTTAAAATAAAGCTACCCGACACAAAGGCAAAAGATGTCTTCTTGGATTTAAAGGAGAAGTACCTGGATCTGCGGACTCCAAAGTA taaaCTGGGTCTCCATCTGCCCCATCCCATCCAGAATCAAGAGGGCAAGGCTCAGTTCTTTAGCGACAGGCAGGAACTGGAGGTGACTCTACTGTTGAAGTGA
- the pih1d3 gene encoding protein PIH1D3 isoform X3, whose product MEFLGVSSYQNLQALSALLSTQQEEDEDEDCKQNATAYRQLGPGHIGPPPKKEKEVSTAYTKRTSKDIWSEEEVAEGSQYDDLADPRPQPEYEIILKQSVGTEDLFLGLSQKDPSSMCCEAMLVKIKLPDTKAKDVFLDLKEKYLDLRTPKYKLGLHLPHPIQNQEGKAQFFSDRQELEVTLLLK is encoded by the exons ATGGAATTTCTCGGAGTGTCATCTTACCAAAACTTGCAGGCCTTGTCTGCGCTGTTATCAActcagcaggaggaagatgaggatgaAGACTGTAAA caaaatgcAACAGCCTATAGACAGCTTGGTCCTGGACATATTGGCCCCCctcctaaaaaagaaaaagaag TGTCTACTGCCTACACAAAGAGAACCAGTAAAGATATCTGGAGTGAGGAGGAGGTGGCTGAAGGCTCTCAGTATGATGATCTGGCTGACCCGAGACCACAACCTGA GTATGAAATAATCCTGAAGCAGAGTGTTGGAACGGAGGATTTGTTCCTGGGCTTAAGCCAGAAGGACCCATCTTCAATGTGCTGTGAAGCCATGCTG GTTAAAATAAAGCTACCCGACACAAAGGCAAAAGATGTCTTCTTGGATTTAAAGGAGAAGTACCTGGATCTGCGGACTCCAAAGTA taaaCTGGGTCTCCATCTGCCCCATCCCATCCAGAATCAAGAGGGCAAGGCTCAGTTCTTTAGCGACAGGCAGGAACTGGAGGTGACTCTACTGTTGAAGTGA